A region of the Phaeodactylum tricornutum CCAP 1055/1 chromosome 1, whole genome shotgun sequence genome:
TGCCACCATGGGAGGAAAGTATCCCCCACTGCACAATCCACAGCTGCAGCAGTAGCGCCGTTCTTGGCAATGATAAGATGTCAAGCTACCACTACCGCCGCCCATAACGCCCATCATTCGCTTAGCGGCATCAAAACGGGCGGCGAAACTCAGTAACAAACCAGGCAAGACGATATCTCCTAATCCAAGCAGACTTGAACCACCTTCGAAATCAAACAGGCGAGGGATAGTTAACAGCATGGGTAACGGATTTCCTCCCTGGCAGTTGGCGTCGTTGGGGTATTTTTCACACCATAGAGGATCCGCCGTCGGTGGTCCACCACTTGTCGCCACTGTAATCATGACAGACTTGCCTTGAAACAGCAACGGCGTCACGAAGACAAAAAAGATATCGTAGAAAAAAGCTACAACCAGCAAAATTGCCGCGACTCGAATGCTATTGAGTTTGATAACCTGCAGGAACATGACACACATGCAGGTACCAAAAATATCTTGCATGATCCAGAAAAAAGTAATTGATCCCGGGTCCCGCGCCACAAAAGCGATGATCAACCAAGAGAGACCCAAAGTGAATCCAATGACGTGCGCCATAATGTCACGCAATGATATATCACCAAAATCTTCTGTATTTGTTCGCCAAATGATTTGATTGCGAACTCGAAATTTCTTCATTAGccgtttcaaaaaaggaTCCACAACTACCTGACTGACAGCCTTACTGCAACCCATCGAGTAAAAAACTTTGACAATGCCATAGATCTTGAAATAGAACAAAACCAATAAACTCGAGCTGGCCATAATGATGAAGCCAAGTGCGTGGGCGGCAGTTAATTCCATATCTTCAGGAGGAGCCCTGGCCGACGACGCCGAGCGTTCAACGCCATCGTTCACTTTCGTTCTTGAGGAAGTAGTTGTATCTATACCTTGCCGGTGACGTTCTTGCCGGCGCAGCACTCTACGAATATAGTCATGGTAGTCGCCGGCGGAAAGATAGGCAGCTAATGCCGCGACTGATACTCCCAGAGCCCAAATTAGCAAGATCGCGGGATTGTACTGGGGCCGCCAACGTGTGTATAGTGTGACCAATACAACTTCGTTCTCTTCCATATCTTGCAGCAGTTGATTCGCTTGTTGCATAGAAAGGTAAGCGGCCGGAATTACGACTCGTTCCGTCAAAAGTTCATCAAAGTTGTTGTCTTGATATAACCAAATGTGCAAATCCCATGCGCAACACGCTTCCATCGTCGCCTGCCCATCCGTCGTCGAGGATTTACCCGTCAAGAGGCAGGCCTTGGAAGGGCAGCTTTCGAGATTGTCTGTAGCAGATCGCATACACAAGTTCTCCGAAGATTCGCCAGACAAAAGCGGATCGTTTTGCTGCGCATTGTAGGGCAACGGATCCAGCGAAAGCATTGCGGAGGGAATATGTGCTTGTCCGTTGGTGCAGTCAAAATCGTACAGCTCTAAAGGGTACGTGATATCCAATATCGAGTATTCGTAATCttctgttttgttggtggtaTTCAAATCGTATCGTGATGCTAGATTGCCGTAAATGAGAATCCCTTTGGCCCCGAGCTGTTGTGCGTGCCAGGCCTTCGTCTCAAACGAGCAAGTTCCTCGAGGGACTAGCATCATGGTGCCTCCATATTGGGTAGTGGTCGAAGAGTCGGTGATTTCTGACCCGCCAGTATGATTTTGACACAGCAATAGGTTGTCCTCGGGAGCTTTCGACAGCGACATTCGAGGATTGCTCGTCGGGTCCATGGATGGAAGCGACCCGAAGAATGCCTGTGAGGTCAGGATTGTATAGGTCGAACGGGAAGGCGCAGCATCACTTAAATGCACTTCCAACGCTTCCGTCTGTAGAATCCCCCCCACCATCACAAAACGTGACGCCAAGCAAGAGGAAGCCATTAACAGGAGCCATATGTGACGTGGCGAAGTGCAGGGAATCATGGTGATTTGGTTTCCTTGTATTTCTTGATTTCGGAGGCCAAGTGGATCGAAAAGGACGCAAGAGCAATCAAGTGATCGACAGCGGTAACACCAAGGACGGCGTTCAAGCAGCGCGCAGTCTTTGTCGCGTTGGGCACGaaaactcactgtcaagaacTCTGCCACAACGAAAGCCAAATGGACTAGGTAGTAACGGAAACAGTGCTCCGGGAAACGTATCGTGTGCTGTCGTGCGGTCTCGTGCCAAAAGTTGTGTTTATCCAATAAGAACCACGGTCATAGTTTGAAAGATGAAAGTGTCTTGTTCTTAACTTTTCAACATGTCACAGGATGAAAGAGAGACAAATATTGGAAACATTATCATAGCCCAATGTTGTAGAACGACGTCTTTAAGAGAAAATGTTCCCCAATTGAACTGTGCGCAAATGTTTAGAGGGACAGTCCATCAGGACCACCATCGTTCCCTGATCGTTCTTTTGCGATATGGCAAGGAGTTCAAAGAAATAGTTCTAGGTGACAAAGTTTCTTGTTGAGCGCGGTGAGATGCGGCGAAAGCAAAGGTTGCCCCGCGTAGCAGTACTACCGGTAGCTCTATTGGTTTTGGAGCTGATACTCGGTAGTCTGAGCAGTACCACGACGGCATCGGCATTCCTCTTTAGCCAAGCTGGCCAACTCTCGCACAGTCACCGAAAAGTAGCATCGCCAACAACGTGCCTTCAACGACACGCATCCGAAGGAACTAGTTCCAATGAGATTAAACAAAATTTCCTGGACACCTCTGTGCCGGGACCATCGTTGGCCACCAAGCCAGATTATGAAAAGACGGCGATTGGACCGCTCGGCCGATGGATGGATTTGCTGTTCCTCCGCGTGTTCCGGCGAAAACTCGCTGGCCACGTCGGCGGAGCGGATTCGTCACGCAACGTGACAGATTTTATGGGGATCATCGATCTCGCTGCCGCCATGAATAGGCGCTTCTCGCAAGGAAAAATCCACAGTGCTGCGCAACAAGTACTACGGGAGCTCTTTCCGTCCTGGATGCCGGGATCCTACGCtgttttgttttccaaaCCATTTCCAGCGGTACGTCAGTTGCAGGGGGTTGTGacctattcacagtcagtaccGATAATGATTCGTTTTTTTTTAATTATTGTTCTCACTGTGCCAGATCAAATTGATTAGTTCTCCTCTCGAATGAACGCATGGGCGACGAAAGTTGCGGGAACATGGCTTATGGGCGAATGTGAGATTAATGACGTTGTGGTAGACGGTGGTGAGGTGGGTGAGGGCCAAGGTTTGTTGGTAAAACGCTGTCGTTTTCTGGAGGAAAGTGGCTGCGCATCTATTTGTGTCAATTCGTGCAAAATCCCGACCCAGAATTTTTTTGCCCAGGACATGGGGCTGCCACTCACCATGGAACCGAATTATGAAACATTCGAATGTCAGTTCTCTTTTGGGCGAACACCCGATTCGAGCACCGAACTTGATGCAAAAAGCACCCCTTGCTTGTCACGGTGTCCGACTTTCGGGTCGTTGCGGTTACAACACCAAGACGATAGTTCATTTCCGTTTACCTCAGCTCAACAGCAAGTAGCCACAACTGCACCATCTCCATGTTCTATGATGGGGGAATGAGGATGCCATTCTAGATGATACCATTAAAATGACAGGACGATGGATTACGGCTAGCTATTATTGCACTTTTCTGTTCAGTTAGTAGCAAAGATGAAAAGAGCACTACTCAAAATCCATATCAAAAGCTCCTTCAGTATCGGGATtgtattcactgtcagcagcATATTCTGGAGGAATATCCGTTAAATTGAGAGCAACATTTGAGTTTCCGGCTTGAGTAGAAGCAAACGATGTCGGTCGAGAATATGTATCATCCGAAGAAAACTCCAAGAGTGCATCCGTAATTGACGAATTGTTTGTACTGTAGACCGAAGGCTCCATGACTGTGGAGGCAGAGCCTGCAAATGGCGCAACTGTCTGTGGAGGCATCGATGCGAGCACATAACTTGAGTGCAATGATGCCCCGTCCCTCTGTGAATGTAGAATTGGTGTTGGGTCTGAAATCGACCGAGATAAGAGAGCGTTGTTCCCGTCGGCATCACGCGGTAGTTCTCTCTGTGAACCAGACTCTGTATCTTGTTCAACTCTACGTTCTTTCAAAATTGGAGTGTTTAGTAGGATCTCGAAAGCGGTGTGTGAAGCCGACAGCATTTCCGTTGGGATAGGTCGGAACGAATCCTCATCGCTGAAAGCTACCGCTCGCGCGTTGAATGGCGCATCATGCTCCAAGGTTGGTTCCGAGCCAGGGCCATTCAAAGTCGATGCTTCAATCATAGCAGAGAGAGATGAAGTAGTGGTGTCGTGCTGCTTCTCCAATTTTTGATTCGTCAACTTCTGTTTCTggtcttggcttctttgCCGCATTCGCTCACTAATATTAACAGTCGGGGATGGCATCGACCCAACAGTATTGGTATGAAATTTGACACGTCGATCAATGTTTCGAATGCTTCCCGTTCGCTTGTCGCGATAGCTCGCCGGCCCGTCAAAAAAACGCCTTTGTGCGTGAGAGTCTCGAAGGGACCCGTATGATGTTTCACTAGGCTTGTTCTCATCCAGACTAGTCTTCAGGCTCCCTTCGACGTCTCGTTCATAAACAGCAGACATAGGTGGAGGCAACATGCTTTGCTCAGCAAGAGAATCAAAATTCATTGGCACCGACCCCAAGTGCGGTGCTCGCAGAAATCGTAACGGCAAGGATCGTGCCCCGGTATTCTCTGGCGAAAAGCCTATAGCGTCTACGTCCCCGTCCGCGTCAATTGTTGGAAAATactcgtcatcatcgtcatctgTACTATAGCTGTTTGTTCCCTCCCTTCGCACTATCGCTATCGGACGGGATGGAAGCGTAGAAAGAGGCGCTGCCGCGAGTGTAGGATTCTGAACAAGCTGATAGTTCGGTGATGGCTCTTGACGCGGTTGTTGCGAGTCGTCTGAGCCCCGTTCGCTTCCACCGGGTGGACATCTATGAGCCATGGATTGccacttcacagtcaaatgaTGTCGAAAAATCTCAGGAAAAGATTGCGTGGACAAAGGAAAATAAGAGTTGTCAACTTTCCCAACGCATCATGGCCGAACCCGAAAAAGCTGTTCGTTGCTATGAGATATGTTGGGTTCCATCATATCAAGGGAAGGCGATCGTCCTCGGAAACAAGCTCCAGTGGCGACTTATCCGTGGATTGtcgtacgacgacgaatatGCGAGTCCAATATTGTAGAATCCGGAATCTATTTCATCTCTTATAGTTCGCAAGAATCCATGGGAACGACACCTggcagttgactgtgatggtTTCACAATTTCCACAGTCGATGTGAAGATCAAGCAAGGCCTTGGGAGTCCCATCAGTTCTACTAGCAAGCCAAGCTACACATCGACTGTGAGACCCACCCAACTCAGCTGAATTTAGACGAAAGAGACTTACTATGGGTGTACCTTTTAATCATGTTCGAAGAAGCACTCCAGTTGGTTGGACTGGCAGATTGGACTCGACTTGCGCAAAATTTGGTCTTCTTGCTTGTGTATGGCTTGCGGTAGCCTGTCCAGTGCAAGCTTCCTCAGCTCGACAAGGAGCAAGGATATTGAATCCTGGCAAATGCACCAAACATTTAATATCTACCACGTTGTCGACCCGTGGCGGTAGCAGTCAAGTTCCCCACGATTTTCCCCAGACTTCAGGGTTTGCCCGGGTCCCTAGTGACGGGACGATGTACCCGGAAGCGTACGCAGGCGCACCCGTCCCAGAAAACGACGACCCGTTCCACGAGACAGTGCAAGAGCGAGTCGACTACTGGCGtactcaacaacgacaacaggCCGCAGCTAATATGTACTCTCCGCGAGACGAAAAAGGAAGGATGAAACTCTTGACTTCGGTCGGAAAAGGTTCCCGCGCTCTCATTTTCTTTGTCCTGATGTGGAGAGATGTTCATCTCTACGAAGTTGCTGATCAACTCAAGAGCGGATTAACGCGGCTTTTCTTTGTTATTCCTTTGGCCGTGCTATTTATCGCCAACATGGCGGGGGCTGTGGCATCCATCACGTCACCTTCACAATCCGCAAAGAAACGTCTGAAAGCGATCCTCAATCTagacaagcttttggaagttCTACTGATCGTGTTTTACTTCCTGCGACTTACTATTGCACCTTCGAAATATACACCGCGCGAAATATACATTTCCAATACGTTACATTCAGTGTTTTTCATACTACAATGTCAGGCCTTTACTAAAATGTCCTGGGACGAGACCGCTGCGCAACCTGTTAACTCATACACCACCATGGAGCCCGAGAAGGCATCGACAACACCAAGTAGTACCTTGGCAGATGATGGATGGTATGATAGTCAAGCAATAGGGGATTTTAAAAAAACTAAGTTCTAATTGTCTTGACAATATCTTCAACTACCGTCGGTGTGTCCGTAGGCAAGAACACATATTCACGGTAAAGAAAGGCACATTCTACGAGCCGTCTACCATCTTCAAGTAGATTAACTATCTCTAGGTAAGTTAGCGAAGATTGGTACTGGCTCTCTTGGCCGCCAAGGTCAATAGATTGTACTCTTCCTTGAAGCGATGATCTCCATGATAGATCACGAAACAGAAACGGATTCTGGCTCCGTGGAAGCCCCTAAAAGATTATCGTCTGGAGCTCTCAGGTATTGCTCAGGCGGACTCGTAATTGATGAGGTCATCTTGGATAAATCCGGGACCGTAACCTTATCAGCATCGAACGCAGGAGTAGTATCCGTCATCGGACGACCAGCTTCAAATTTTTCGATCACTCCCCGAATTGAAGGAATCTCTGCAGCTTTTGACATTGCTTTCCGGGCGCTATCATCCATTCCGTGGTGCCGAGCCGCCTTCTCCATAAGGTCATTGACATCCAAAGGGATTCGATTCCGAAGACGGGCCTCTGCAAGAAGCTTTTGCTGGCCAAGCTCATGCGCCATTTTTAAAGCGTCCAGGCGCTTAGTGAAGGCCAGGGATAGTATATCCAGATCAGATTTTAGCTGCTGGTCAGTCGCCAAGTCAGGTTCCAGTTCGAGTAGACTAGCGCCCGGGCGTAGTCGAACAGAGTCAGGTGTGAAGATAGTGGCCGCATCGTCGATGTTCAAAGAAGACGTCGCTGTGTTTAGGCGGTCAACGGATCCAGATGTGCTAGCGCCCATTGCAATTGTTGCTGCTTGGCCAATGTCATGTGCGCTATCTCCAGACATAGCCGTCCTACTTCCGCTCTCAAACTGCCCAGAATTTGAGCTTCCAGAGTCGCGCTCTTTCCCTCGTTTCTCTTTCATGGCGCTCATTCGCTTCTGCAAACGAGACATCACCTTCAGAATTGCAGCGAGTCCAGGCTTACGGGAGGATGCATCCGCCATTTTCTGGTATTTCGCCCGTGCGTCTGCGTTTGTTGTAGACGTCGCTCCGCGATGCATCTCTCGCAGTGCCATGACGTCTTGCTTCACAAATGGATGTGAGCTGAGCAAGGCTGAGTCGTGCCGTTGGCTCGGGTCTTTCTGACAGCAGCACCGGACGAAATCTAACATTTCCGGCGACCAGTTGTCAGGATCTGCCAGCGTTGGAGCTGGTTTCGTTGGAATCACGAAAATGGCACGAAGGGGATGCAGATTTACGTGCGGTGGCGCGCCTTCTGCCATTTCGATTGCTGTAATTCCTAAACTCCATACGTCAGCTCGTCCATCGTAGTGTGACTCTCGAATGACTTCCGGTGCCATCCAGTAGGGAGAGCCGACCACGGTTTTACGTTTGTTGAGGGTATTCGTAAGCTCAGCAGAAACACCAAAATCTGCCAGTTTGACGTGTCCATCGTCGGTCAATAGAACGTTGCCACATTTAATGTCGCGATGACACACATTCGCGACACCGTGCAAATATTCTAAACCCAAGACAATGGAAGCACAAACTGCACGAATGCAATCTTCCGGTAGCGATTGTGCCCCGCTTGCTTCCAGTAGGTCCGTCATACTTCCACCCTCACAGTATTCCATAACAATCCACATTTCCCCCGGTTTATTTGATGGAGATTTAATAAAACATTCGAAGTAGCCAACAATGTACGGTGAATCGCACCGACTCAGAATATCGATTTCGCCCTTGATCTTTTCATCTTCACTCGCAGTTCCACCTGCATTCGGAATAATTTTTGTGGCGACGATGGCACCTGTCGGTTTGTGTTGTGTTTTGTATACTGCACCAAACGACCCCTCCCCCAAGAGAGTTAAAATTGTTAGGTCTGCAGATTTATCGCGTGAAATCTGATTCATGTGACGTCGTTGTATATTTACGATACACAACGCGAGTTTGTCCGGTGGAGATCGAGGAAATGGTACGGTATGCGGAAGGGGATCGAAGAAAGAGTAGCAAGTAGGAGAAGGTGTTAGCAAAAATGGCTGCAATGGAGGATGGCGATTCATTTCGACAGGTGTTCGAAAGGAAAGACAACTTTATCAGAGCGTATTTGTGACCTGACACTTTCACGCTCCATTAGTCACACCACTTTGAGAAGAAATTAAACGCTCTTTCACTATTACCACCACCGAATGCACTTCACGATTCGTTCGTAGAAAGCAAGATAAACTTCATTTAAAGCACATACAATCTTCATGTTCATCACTTCGGTGAAAGTGGACAAACTCAACTTCACCGTGAAATCCGGTCACGAGCGATTCTGTCGTAGGTAGAGCAGCGGTAAAACTGGAGTAGAATATGGAATCACCTCAGCATGAAATTGACACGGAAGAAGCACTATATGGAAAATATCCGCTTCGCTGTGATCCCGCGAGTAAATCGACTCTTTAGTTGACGCTGAGTTTCTCAGTCGCCAAACCATCAAAGAACGTACCGGCATGATGAAGTCTGGGTCTAATCTACTTCCTGAAAACACCTGCGATTGAGATTGTGGACATGCTGCTGTGAATCGGGTCGAGGCATTTCGATGTGCGGAACTGCCTCCATCACTTTTTGTCCCGCATGACCCGGATTTTACCTATTCGATTTTGGTGAACGTGTAGTTTCGCCGTCGAAAAGAAAGTCAAACCTGGGACAGCTTTCACGATATGTTGTATGTTGCTATCATCGAAGCAAATCGCTACGAGTTATTTGTTTTTCGAACCGACCGAAGTCCTTTTTGCTTGtgtcattcacagtcagtaaacACAATAAATGAGcaaaattgaagaagcaGCGATAGAGTATGACAGGATAGAAGACGGGACGACTCTCAGGTCTAAACGACCGCGAGAACACGACAGCCCCGTCAATAATGACGGTACCGATCACTACTCCAAACGTTTTAGAGACGGCGATAGATCGGACGAAGTTGAAAGCGTTCACACTGAA
Encoded here:
- a CDS encoding predicted protein, with protein sequence MRRKQRLPRVAVLPVALLVLELILGSLSSTTTASAFLFSQAGQLSHSHRKVASPTTCLQRHASEGTSSNEIKQNFLDTSVPGPSLATKPDYEKTAIGPLGRWMDLLFLRVFRRKLAGHVGGADSSRNVTDFMGIIDLAAAMNRRFSQGKIHSAAQQVLRELFPSWMPGSYAVLFSKPFPAFSSRMNAWATKVAGTWLMGECEINDVVVDGGEVGEGQGLLVKRCRFLEESGCASICVNSCKIPTQNFFAQDMGLPLTMEPNYETFECQFSFGRTPDSSTELDAKSTPCLSRCPTFGSLRLQHQDDSSFPFTSAQQQVATTAPSPCSMMGE
- a CDS encoding predicted protein, producing MGVPFNHVRRSTPVGWTGRLDSTCAKFGLLACVWLAVACPVQASSARQGARILNPGKCTKHLISTTLSTRGGSSQVPHDFPQTSGFARVPSDGTMYPEAYAGAPVPENDDPFHETVQERVDYWRTQQRQQAAANMYSPRDEKGRMKLLTSVGKGSRALIFFVLMWRDVHLYEVADQLKSGLTRLFFVIPLAVLFIANMAGAVASITSPSQSAKKRLKAILNLDKLLEVLLIVFYFLRLTIAPSKYTPREIYISNTLHSVFFILQCQAFTKMSWDETAAQPVNSYTTMEPEKASTTPSSTLADDGWYDSQAIGDFKKTKF
- a CDS encoding predicted protein — encoded protein: MAHRCPPGGSERGSDDSQQPRQEPSPNYQLVQNPTLAAAPLSTLPSRPIAIVRREGTNSYSTDDDDDEYFPTIDADGDVDAIGFSPENTGARSLPLRFLRAPHLGSVPMNFDSLAEQSMLPPPMSAVYERDVEGSLKTSLDENKPSETSYGSLRDSHAQRRFFDGPASYRDKRTGSIRNIDRRVKFHTNTVGSMPSPTVNISERMRQRSQDQKQKLTNQKLEKQHDTTTSSLSAMIEASTLNGPGSEPTLEHDAPFNARAVAFSDEDSFRPIPTEMLSASHTAFEILLNTPILKERRVEQDTESGSQRELPRDADGNNALLSRSISDPTPILHSQRDGASLHSSYVLASMPPQTVAPFAGSASTVMEPSVYSTNNSSITDALLEFSSDDTYSRPTSFASTQAGNSNVALNLTDIPPEYAADSEYNPDTEGAFDMDFE
- a CDS encoding predicted protein; amino-acid sequence: MEACCAWDLHIWLYQDNNFDELLTERVVIPAAYLSMQQANQLLQDMEENEVVLVTLYTRWRPQYNPAILLIWALGVSVAALAAYLSAGDYHDYIRRVLRRQERHRQGIDTTTSSRTKVNDGVERSASSARAPPEDMELTAAHALGFIIMASSSLLVLFYFKIYGIVKVFYSMGCSKAVSQVVVDPFLKRLMKKFRVRNQIIWRTNTEDFGDISLRDIMAHVIGFTLGLSWLIIAFVARDPGSITFFWIMQDIFGTCMCVMFLQVIKLNSIRVAAILLVVAFFYDIFFVFVTPLLFQGKSVMITVATRNPLPMLLTIPRLFDFEGGSSLLGLGDIVLPGLLLSFAARFDAAKRMMGVMGGGSGSLTSYHCQERRYCCSCGLCSGGYFPPMVAAYAVGLLMANMAVQIMHMGQPALLYLVPCCLGTMVYMGWRRNELSELWDISKVIRSADNTLYGDYYSSGPSTMATSHDRHAPLPQDDDEPGIAVQTVPSALDDTGSAPFLPENDP
- a CDS encoding predicted protein — translated: MNQISRDKSADLTILTLLGEGSFGAVYKTQHKPTGAIVATKIIPNAGGTASEDEKIKGEIDILSRCDSPYIVGYFECFIKSPSNKPGEMWIVMEYCEGGSMTDLLEASGAQSLPEDCIRAVCASIVLGLEYLHGVANVCHRDIKCGNVLLTDDGHVKLADFGVSAELTNTLNKRKTVVGSPYWMAPEVIRESHYDGRADVWSLGITAIEMAEGAPPHVNLHPLRAIFVIPTKPAPTLADPDNWSPEMLDFVRCCCQKDPSQRHDSALLSSHPFV